The DNA window CGACACTCGAATATCTCAAGAAGATCCCGGCGGCCGAGATCAAGATCGACCAGAGCTTCGTCAAAGGCATTGTCGAAAATCGAAGCGACCGTTTGATGGTCCAGTCCACCATCAGCCTCGCCCACTCGCTCGGCCGCAAGGTCGTTGCCGAAGGCGTGGAGCAGCGCGAGATCCTCGACGTGCTCACCGAGCTCGGTTGCGACGTCGCCCAGGGCTTCGCGATCGGCCGCCCGATGAGCTTCGACTCGCTGGTGAAACGCGTCGGTTCCGGCCGCCGCCGCAGCGCAGCCTAACACTTCCAAGCACAGCCATAATCCAGCCGCTCGCTTGAAGAAGCGAGCGCTTTCACTTGCCAATTTCGCGCGTCCTCACGCGAAACATGGTGAATCGTTTGTCAACCATATCGATTAAGGTTAATATGCCCCCAACTGCCGGATCGCAGTCAAACAAAGGGGCTGAGACATGAAGAAGGTCAGCAAAGGTCGTGGTTTCTGGACGTGGCTCATGGGCGGCGGCTGGACCGGAGCCGGCGGCGGCGGCGCTTAATTCCGCCACTTCAATGATTTAGAAAGCGCTCGCCTCACGGCGGGCGCTTTTCTTTTGTGCGGTGGAAGCGGCAGCCGAAGGGCGCTAGTCGGCACTGATGCTGAGGCAAGAAACGGCGAGAATCGCGATTCGCGCGAGTCGCCCCGGACTCCACGAATTCACCGACCGAGCGCGCGATTTCGTCAACCATAGCGGCATCAGCGAGGGTCTATTGACCCTTTTTTGCCGCCACACGTCGGCGTCGCTGGTGATCCAGGAAAATGCCGCGCCCGCGGCGCGCCGCGATCTCGAAGCTTATTTCGCCCGCCTGGCGCCGGAGAGCGCCATCTATGACCATGACGAAGAGGGTCCGGACGACATGCCGGCGCATCTGCGGACGGCGCTGACGGCGACGCAGCTGTCGGTGCCGGTGATCGGCGGCGAACTTGCGCTCGGCACCTGGCAGGGCATCTTCCTGTTCGAGCATCGCCGCGCGACGCCCGAGCGCGAGATCGTCCTTCACCTGGTCGGCGAATGAGCCTTCAGTCCGTCCAGGCCTGGCTGGCGGCCGAGGCGCCGGACCTGCGCCTGATCGAGACCCAGGAAAGCACGGCGACGGTCGAGAGTGCTGCGGCGGCGCTCGGCGTCGAGCCCGGCCGTATTGCCAAGACCCTCGCAGTGCGCGCCGGCGACCTCCTCTTTCTCCTCTGCACGGGGGGAGACGTCCGCCTCGACAACCGCAAGTGCAAGGATGTGCTG is part of the Sphingomicrobium sp. genome and encodes:
- a CDS encoding secondary thiamine-phosphate synthase enzyme YjbQ, with the translated sequence MLRQETARIAIRASRPGLHEFTDRARDFVNHSGISEGLLTLFCRHTSASLVIQENAAPAARRDLEAYFARLAPESAIYDHDEEGPDDMPAHLRTALTATQLSVPVIGGELALGTWQGIFLFEHRRATPEREIVLHLVGE